From a region of the Synechococcus sp. UW69 genome:
- a CDS encoding glycoside hydrolase family 104 protein encodes MAISAFIGRQTLSAAVIVGVLPAVCSVLPAQASLLPPASRAQLVHTPEVQPSLAIPYVITPERRAMLNTIRFAEGTWKGGLDVGYRVMFGGGLMPSLDRHPNRVIYSSRYASAAAGAYQFMPFTWNLVQRSIGVRGFGPEAQDQGALFLIQRRKALVLTDSGVLSPILAAKLAPEWASFPTLAGRSYYGQPVKKYARLRSFYDVNLAELRRLRDLKRQALVAPPSICTGSRIACATQL; translated from the coding sequence ATGGCTATCTCTGCATTCATCGGTCGTCAGACGCTTTCAGCGGCCGTGATCGTCGGAGTTCTGCCTGCCGTTTGTTCCGTTCTGCCCGCTCAAGCCAGCTTGCTGCCCCCTGCCTCGCGGGCGCAGTTGGTTCACACCCCCGAAGTCCAGCCCAGCCTGGCAATTCCCTACGTGATTACGCCCGAACGTCGGGCAATGCTCAACACGATTCGCTTCGCTGAAGGCACCTGGAAAGGTGGTCTGGATGTTGGCTATCGGGTGATGTTCGGTGGTGGCTTGATGCCCTCTCTCGACCGTCATCCCAATCGCGTGATCTACAGCTCCCGCTACGCCAGTGCGGCTGCCGGGGCCTACCAGTTCATGCCGTTCACCTGGAATCTGGTCCAACGCAGCATCGGTGTACGGGGGTTTGGTCCTGAGGCACAAGATCAGGGAGCTTTGTTTTTGATTCAGCGCCGTAAAGCCCTTGTTCTGACCGACAGCGGCGTCCTCAGCCCAATCCTCGCTGCCAAGCTGGCTCCTGAATGGGCGTCATTTCCCACCCTTGCTGGTCGGAGCTACTACGGCCAGCCCGTCAAAAAATATGCGCGGCTGCGCTCGTTTTACGACGTGAATCTTGCTGAGCTCCGACGCCTCCGCGATCTGAAGCGTCAGGCCCTCGTTGCCCCTCCTTCGATCTGCACCGGGTCGCGCATCGCTTGCGCAACCCAGCTCTGA
- a CDS encoding ATP-dependent DNA ligase, which translates to MRAFQDLFNQLDQVTGTKAKVQALVDHFQEVDPGEAAWALTLLLGKRRRRLITGRRLRDILRDRGGLPDWLIDECYGQVGDSAETISLLWPAVQERVEATDPGLPSGEGDMPLSWWMETLLPAISTRSDDEQANAVIWLWHRIPLDQHFIVNKLLTGGFRVGVSTGLISRAIAEAFDLEETLVVQRLMGGFEPSAERFVQLTAPATPEEHRSSGTPYPFYLASPLEPERLRETSVNDWKLEWKWDGIRGQLIHRGSGIYLWSRGEELVNDSFPELVDVAQALPSGSVLDGELICWQQNEATPLGFDQLQRRLGRKTVGAGLKRECPMRFIAYDLLEHQGIDIRQQALRQRQNQLAELLGKIEHPESWRLQQSRSWSIDTWEELDQQRNQARQHNAEGLMLKHVEAPYLSGRKRGHWWKHKLEPMTLDAVLIYAQAGSGRRANLFTDYTFGLWTNAEEPQLVTFAKAYSGLNDAEILELDRWIRRNTVQRFGPARSLKTELVFEIGFEGIHPSKRHKSGIAVRFPRILRWRRDKPAEEADSLQTAMALIQYR; encoded by the coding sequence ATGCGTGCCTTTCAGGACCTGTTCAATCAGCTGGATCAGGTCACGGGCACCAAGGCCAAGGTGCAGGCGCTGGTGGATCACTTTCAGGAGGTCGATCCAGGGGAAGCGGCTTGGGCGTTGACGCTCCTGTTGGGCAAACGCCGCCGCCGCTTGATCACCGGTCGCCGCCTCCGCGACATCCTGCGTGACCGTGGCGGTCTTCCGGATTGGCTGATCGACGAGTGCTACGGCCAAGTGGGCGACTCAGCTGAAACCATCAGCCTGCTCTGGCCCGCCGTGCAAGAGCGCGTTGAAGCCACGGATCCAGGCCTGCCCAGCGGTGAGGGGGACATGCCCCTCAGCTGGTGGATGGAGACCCTGCTGCCGGCCATCAGCACCAGAAGCGACGACGAGCAGGCCAATGCGGTGATCTGGCTCTGGCACAGGATCCCGCTCGACCAGCACTTCATCGTTAATAAGTTGCTCACAGGGGGGTTCCGTGTCGGCGTGTCGACGGGACTGATCAGCCGCGCCATTGCCGAGGCGTTTGATCTCGAAGAAACACTGGTAGTGCAACGGCTGATGGGCGGGTTTGAGCCCTCCGCTGAGCGATTCGTTCAACTCACCGCCCCTGCGACGCCGGAAGAGCACCGCTCCAGTGGCACGCCATACCCCTTTTATCTCGCCAGTCCACTGGAGCCCGAACGGCTTCGGGAGACATCGGTGAACGATTGGAAACTGGAGTGGAAATGGGATGGGATCCGCGGTCAACTGATTCATCGCGGGTCAGGGATCTATCTCTGGAGTCGTGGGGAAGAGTTGGTTAACGACAGCTTCCCTGAACTAGTGGATGTCGCCCAGGCCTTGCCCTCCGGAAGCGTTCTGGACGGTGAACTGATCTGCTGGCAGCAGAACGAAGCAACACCGCTTGGCTTCGATCAGCTGCAACGACGTCTCGGCCGCAAAACCGTTGGAGCGGGGTTGAAAAGGGAATGTCCGATGCGATTCATCGCCTACGACCTACTGGAACATCAGGGCATCGACATTCGCCAGCAGGCATTGAGGCAGCGCCAGAATCAGCTGGCTGAGCTACTTGGCAAGATCGAGCATCCCGAGTCGTGGCGGTTGCAGCAGAGCCGGTCCTGGTCGATCGACACCTGGGAGGAGCTGGATCAACAACGCAACCAGGCCCGTCAGCACAACGCCGAAGGGCTGATGCTCAAACACGTGGAGGCGCCTTATCTGAGCGGACGAAAACGCGGCCATTGGTGGAAACACAAACTCGAGCCGATGACGCTCGACGCGGTGCTCATCTATGCCCAGGCAGGCAGTGGACGTCGCGCCAATCTGTTCACCGATTACACCTTCGGCCTCTGGACCAACGCTGAAGAACCGCAACTGGTGACCTTCGCCAAGGCCTATTCCGGCCTGAACGATGCCGAAATCCTTGAGCTCGACCGGTGGATCCGTCGGAACACAGTGCAACGCTTCGGCCCGGCGCGATCGCTCAAAACAGAATTGGTGTTTGAAATCGGCTTTGAGGGCATCCACCCGTCAAAACGCCACAAATCGGGAATCGCTGTGCGGTTCCCGCGAATCCTGCGCTGGCGCCGCGACAAACCCGCAGAGGAAGCGGATTCGCTGCAAACCGCGATGGCTTTGATCCAATACCGCTGA
- a CDS encoding ligase-associated DNA damage response DEXH box helicase: MARSESKPNASDPRLSPIKAWFAHKNWTPLPFQQETWSAYLAGRNGLIQVPTGSGKTFAAVMGPIARMLADDQPLKGIRLLYITPLRALSRDLSLAIREPIEAMGWPIRVGIRNGDSSSSERTKQLKAPPQILVTTPESLALLLSNAKAEELFGQLQTVILDEWHELMGSKRGSQTELNLSWLRQLRPQLQTWAISATIGNIDQAARHALGTTAEPQLIGGAPARGTEIQSILPETIDGFPWAGHLGLRMYEELVARLNPGISTLLFTNTRNQSERWHQCLRFACPEMEEGLALHHSAIDRSEREAIEASVKAGSIRWVVCTSSLDLGVDFQPVEQVVQIGSPKNLARLLQRAGRSAHLPGGTSQVLFMPTNALELLELSAVRRGLAEGLVEQRKPPKAPLDVLLQHLTGLACGPGFDPDQTLQAVRSCAAYADLSQHDWDWCMLFLEQGGECLGAYPRYRKLEWEETSQRYRVRESAIARLHRLNVGTITAAPAITVRFVRGAVLGHVEETFISQLKPKDVFFFSGRQLEFVRLRDMTAYVKVSTKKTRTVPAWAGGQMALSDLLTHHLRLEVDRASRGDLDTAELQALKPLFERQQDLSVLPTVGQLLIETCRTREGTHLFAYPFEGRFVHEGIGFLWASRLTRLERGTITVSVNDYGFELLAPKSYPMAELLEDHIDLLLDRQKLEHDLKNALNLSELQRRRFRAIAQIAGLMNRGFPGSSKSTGQLQISASLLFDVFTRHEPQNRLLLQAQQEVLNDQLEISRLEAALERAASQEWLHVETPRPSPLAFPLLVERLNNRMSNESVLERVQRMRDEALRKEG, from the coding sequence ATGGCACGTTCCGAGAGCAAGCCAAACGCCAGCGACCCACGGTTGAGCCCAATCAAGGCCTGGTTCGCCCACAAAAACTGGACCCCTCTCCCGTTCCAGCAAGAGACCTGGAGCGCCTATCTGGCGGGGCGGAATGGGTTGATTCAAGTGCCCACAGGGTCCGGCAAAACCTTCGCCGCCGTCATGGGACCCATCGCGCGGATGTTGGCAGACGATCAGCCATTGAAGGGAATACGTCTGCTGTACATCACGCCCTTGCGCGCCTTAAGCCGCGACTTGTCTCTGGCGATCCGCGAACCGATCGAGGCGATGGGTTGGCCGATTCGAGTAGGCATCCGCAACGGCGACAGCAGCAGCAGCGAACGCACCAAACAACTCAAGGCACCACCACAGATTCTGGTCACAACACCGGAATCCCTGGCTCTCCTGCTCAGTAATGCCAAAGCTGAAGAGCTATTCGGTCAGCTCCAGACGGTGATCCTCGACGAATGGCACGAGTTAATGGGCAGCAAAAGGGGCAGCCAGACGGAGCTAAACCTGAGCTGGTTGCGGCAGCTCCGCCCTCAGCTCCAGACCTGGGCGATCAGTGCCACCATCGGCAACATCGATCAGGCTGCTCGCCACGCGCTGGGAACGACAGCTGAACCGCAGCTGATCGGAGGAGCCCCGGCCCGCGGTACGGAGATTCAGAGCATCCTCCCGGAAACGATCGATGGCTTCCCCTGGGCCGGGCACCTCGGGTTGCGGATGTACGAAGAGCTGGTGGCCCGCCTCAATCCCGGGATCAGCACCTTGCTGTTCACCAATACCCGCAATCAGTCAGAGCGTTGGCACCAGTGTCTGCGCTTTGCCTGTCCGGAGATGGAAGAGGGGTTGGCCCTTCACCACAGCGCCATCGATCGCAGCGAACGTGAAGCCATCGAGGCCTCCGTAAAAGCGGGCAGCATCCGTTGGGTGGTGTGCACCAGCTCTCTTGATCTGGGGGTGGACTTCCAACCCGTCGAACAGGTGGTGCAGATCGGAAGCCCCAAGAATCTGGCGCGACTGCTGCAGCGGGCGGGGCGATCAGCCCACTTGCCCGGCGGAACATCCCAGGTGCTGTTCATGCCCACCAATGCCCTGGAACTGCTCGAGCTCAGTGCTGTGCGTCGGGGACTCGCGGAAGGTCTGGTGGAACAACGCAAACCTCCCAAAGCGCCTCTGGATGTGCTGCTGCAGCACCTCACAGGTTTGGCCTGCGGCCCTGGCTTCGATCCCGATCAGACCTTGCAAGCCGTACGGAGCTGTGCGGCCTACGCCGATCTGAGCCAACACGACTGGGACTGGTGCATGTTGTTTCTGGAGCAGGGCGGGGAGTGCCTCGGGGCCTATCCCCGGTACCGCAAGCTCGAGTGGGAGGAGACCAGCCAGCGATACCGGGTTCGAGAAAGTGCCATCGCACGCCTGCACCGTCTCAACGTCGGAACAATCACGGCTGCACCGGCGATCACGGTGCGGTTTGTGCGTGGTGCCGTGCTCGGCCATGTGGAGGAGACCTTCATCAGCCAGCTGAAACCGAAAGATGTGTTCTTCTTCTCCGGACGCCAGCTGGAATTTGTTCGCCTGCGGGACATGACCGCCTACGTGAAGGTGAGCACGAAGAAAACGCGCACGGTTCCCGCCTGGGCTGGGGGGCAGATGGCGCTCTCCGATCTGCTCACCCATCACCTGCGGCTGGAGGTGGACCGCGCCAGCCGCGGGGATCTCGACACCGCTGAACTACAGGCTTTAAAGCCACTGTTTGAACGGCAACAGGACCTCTCCGTGCTCCCAACGGTTGGACAACTATTGATCGAAACCTGTCGCACCCGGGAGGGAACGCATCTCTTCGCATACCCCTTTGAAGGTCGCTTCGTGCATGAAGGCATCGGCTTTCTCTGGGCTTCGCGGCTGACCCGTCTGGAACGCGGCACCATCACGGTGTCGGTCAACGACTACGGCTTTGAACTGTTGGCACCGAAGAGCTACCCCATGGCGGAGCTGCTGGAAGACCACATCGATCTGCTACTCGATCGACAAAAGCTGGAGCACGATCTGAAAAACGCCCTGAATCTTTCCGAGCTGCAACGGCGACGCTTCCGAGCCATTGCCCAGATCGCTGGCCTGATGAACCGAGGATTCCCCGGATCAAGCAAGAGCACGGGGCAGCTTCAAATCAGTGCGTCACTGCTCTTCGATGTGTTCACCCGCCATGAACCACAAAACAGGTTGCTGCTGCAGGCACAACAGGAGGTGCTCAACGACCAGTTAGAGATCTCTCGACTGGAGGCAGCCTTGGAGCGTGCTGCGAGCCAGGAATGGCTGCACGTTGAAACCCCGAGGCCCAGCCCGCTGGCATTTCCACTGCTTGTGGAACGCCTCAACAACAGGATGAGCAATGAATCCGTTTTGGAGCGGGTTCAGCGGATGCGAGATGAGGCACTCCGCAAGGAGGGATAG
- the nadA gene encoding quinolinate synthase NadA — MSADTALVAAINRLREDRNAVILAHYYQEPEIQDIADFVGDSLELSRQAASTDADVIVFCGVHFMAETAKILSPEKTVVLPDLDAGCSLADDCPADDFARFRSNHPDHFVVSYINCTAAVKAQSDLICTSSNAVDLVNQLPRDQSVLFAPDQNLGRWVQQQSGRELTLWPGRCIVHETFSEEAVLALKHEHPSAEVIAHPECQQNLLDLADFIGSTSKLLNYTEQSASDSFIVLTEPGILHQMQQRVPEKTLLDVPGLDGCSCNACPYMRLNTLEKLKACLETLTPAIDMDETLRLKALKPMQRMLEMSR; from the coding sequence ATGAGCGCTGACACCGCCCTTGTTGCGGCGATCAACCGGCTTCGCGAAGACCGCAATGCCGTGATCCTGGCGCATTACTACCAGGAACCGGAGATTCAAGACATCGCCGATTTCGTTGGCGACTCACTGGAACTATCACGACAAGCTGCCAGCACCGATGCAGATGTAATCGTGTTCTGCGGTGTGCATTTCATGGCAGAGACCGCCAAGATTCTCAGCCCAGAAAAAACGGTGGTTCTGCCGGATTTGGATGCTGGTTGCTCCCTGGCAGATGACTGCCCAGCAGACGACTTCGCCCGGTTTCGTTCGAATCACCCCGATCACTTCGTGGTGAGTTACATCAACTGCACGGCAGCAGTGAAAGCGCAGAGCGATCTGATCTGCACCAGCAGCAATGCCGTCGATCTGGTCAATCAACTGCCACGGGATCAGTCGGTTCTGTTCGCACCAGATCAAAACCTGGGGCGCTGGGTGCAGCAACAGAGCGGTCGCGAGCTGACCCTCTGGCCTGGACGCTGCATCGTCCACGAAACATTCAGCGAAGAAGCCGTGCTTGCGCTCAAGCACGAACATCCCTCGGCGGAAGTTATTGCCCACCCTGAATGCCAGCAGAACCTGCTGGACCTGGCGGACTTCATTGGTTCCACCAGCAAACTCTTGAACTACACAGAACAAAGTGCCTCAGACAGTTTCATCGTTCTGACGGAACCGGGGATCCTGCATCAGATGCAGCAACGGGTGCCCGAGAAGACGCTGCTCGACGTCCCTGGGCTGGATGGCTGCAGCTGCAATGCCTGCCCTTACATGCGGCTCAACACCCTTGAAAAACTGAAGGCCTGCCTGGAAACCCTCACGCCTGCAATCGACATGGATGAAACCTTGCGCCTGAAGGCCCTGAAACCCATGCAGCGCATGCTTGAGATGAGCCGGTGA
- a CDS encoding TPM domain-containing protein, with amino-acid sequence MGTHRIQHLWSFVVVALVSLGVLVTPADAYDNPELLPDHPTPVIDLAKVFSDTQRAQLEASLGDVEERTGWKMRVLTQYERTPGLAIREFWGLDESSLLLVADPRGGNLLNFNVGDAYFAMMPRTYWVELQTRYGNQYYVKEHGEDGAVLDALNAVEICLDRGGCQVVPGLPQEQWLWTLTTSVFGGLIAGFAAYPRKDDETIAWGWMLLLSPLWVMLFGVFGIAPVITRTSEYLPILRNTVGFLGGGIAAYLIAQVTVGRRLQSDTEG; translated from the coding sequence ATGGGAACACATCGCATCCAACATCTGTGGAGCTTCGTCGTGGTGGCTCTGGTCAGCCTGGGTGTTCTGGTGACTCCCGCTGATGCCTACGACAACCCCGAGCTGCTGCCAGATCACCCCACCCCGGTGATCGACCTCGCCAAGGTTTTCAGTGATACCCAAAGGGCCCAGTTGGAGGCATCCCTTGGTGATGTGGAAGAGCGAACTGGCTGGAAAATGCGAGTGTTGACGCAGTACGAACGCACGCCAGGACTAGCCATTCGCGAGTTCTGGGGGCTGGATGAAAGCAGCCTGCTGCTGGTGGCAGACCCACGGGGGGGGAATCTGCTGAACTTCAACGTCGGCGATGCCTACTTCGCGATGATGCCGCGCACCTACTGGGTCGAACTGCAGACCCGTTACGGCAACCAGTACTACGTAAAGGAGCACGGTGAAGACGGAGCTGTGCTCGACGCGCTCAATGCTGTGGAGATCTGTCTTGACCGGGGCGGCTGTCAGGTCGTGCCAGGACTTCCGCAAGAACAGTGGCTGTGGACGCTAACCACATCGGTTTTTGGAGGCTTAATTGCAGGCTTTGCGGCCTACCCCCGCAAGGACGATGAAACGATTGCCTGGGGCTGGATGCTTTTGCTGTCACCACTTTGGGTGATGTTGTTTGGCGTCTTCGGAATCGCGCCCGTCATCACCAGAACATCTGAATATTTGCCCATTCTGAGAAACACCGTTGGCTTCCTCGGTGGCGGCATTGCTGCCTATCTGATCGCCCAGGTGACAGTGGGGCGTCGCCTACAGAGCGACACAGAAGGTTGA
- a CDS encoding ligase-associated DNA damage response exonuclease, giving the protein MIERTPEGLYCRAAKAWVDPWRPVPRALITHAHADHARPGCGEYWAVASSEGVLRQRLGQDITLHPVAYGEEHWLGQCKVSFHSAGHVLGSAQIRLESEGEVWLVSGDYKRDDDPSCDPFEPVRCDVLITEATFGMPIYRWQSGAEVAQDIHAWWTSDRSRPSLLFCYAFGKAQRLLAELKAIGVEEEVLLHGAVETVTRHYREVGVPMTPSRPVSELPRKDPLHGRLILAPPSAHRSSWMRRFKSPQTAFASGWMAVRGARRRRGYERGFVLSDHADWPGLLQTVRDSGARKVYVTHGQSDVLARYLREVEGVDAEALETLFEGEAD; this is encoded by the coding sequence TTGATCGAACGCACTCCCGAAGGGTTGTACTGCCGAGCAGCAAAGGCCTGGGTCGACCCATGGCGCCCAGTCCCTAGGGCTCTGATCACCCACGCCCATGCCGATCATGCAAGGCCCGGATGCGGAGAGTATTGGGCTGTGGCGTCCAGTGAAGGGGTTCTTCGCCAGAGGCTCGGACAAGACATCACGCTTCACCCGGTGGCCTATGGCGAAGAACACTGGCTGGGGCAATGCAAGGTGTCGTTTCACAGTGCCGGACACGTGCTCGGCTCAGCGCAGATCCGCCTGGAATCCGAGGGTGAAGTGTGGCTGGTCAGCGGTGATTACAAGCGCGATGACGACCCCAGCTGCGATCCCTTTGAACCGGTGCGCTGCGATGTGCTGATCACCGAAGCAACCTTCGGGATGCCGATCTATCGCTGGCAGAGCGGTGCCGAGGTAGCCCAGGACATCCATGCCTGGTGGACCAGTGATCGCAGCAGGCCATCACTGCTGTTCTGCTACGCCTTCGGCAAGGCCCAACGCTTGCTGGCCGAACTCAAGGCCATTGGCGTGGAGGAGGAAGTGCTGCTGCACGGCGCCGTGGAGACCGTGACCCGTCACTACCGCGAGGTGGGGGTTCCGATGACCCCCAGTCGTCCCGTCAGTGAACTGCCCCGCAAGGATCCTCTCCATGGGCGATTGATCCTGGCGCCGCCATCGGCCCATCGCTCCAGCTGGATGCGCCGCTTCAAGTCACCCCAAACCGCCTTTGCCTCCGGTTGGATGGCCGTGCGCGGAGCCCGGAGACGCCGGGGTTACGAGCGAGGGTTCGTGCTCAGTGACCATGCCGACTGGCCTGGATTGCTCCAGACCGTTCGCGACAGCGGAGCCCGCAAGGTGTACGTCACCCATGGGCAGAGCGACGTTCTGGCCCGTTACCTCCGGGAGGTGGAGGGTGTGGATGCGGAAGCGCTGGAGACCCTGTTTGAAGGGGAAGCGGACTAA
- a CDS encoding TIGR04168 family protein, which produces MQILKPDAVLFVGDLSDGDLRLTRRITRLPFPVAVILGNHDRGRDRSGGILEQQLAVLGDLHCAWRAIQWPELPLTIVGARPCSAGGGFHLSNAVEAVYGPVSLEASADRIVQAAAGVPADQPLIVMAHCGPTGLGSDAASPCGRDWKTPALDWGDQDLALALDRMARNRPADLVIFGHMHHALKRGSGLRQNLLRHRHGTALINAACVPRSGLDGNDRPLMHLSWAEFQGSQLTQLAHRWYTSDAELIHQEQLPMDAPSSC; this is translated from the coding sequence CTGCAGATCCTCAAGCCCGATGCTGTTCTCTTCGTTGGTGATCTCTCCGATGGCGACCTGCGTCTGACGCGCAGGATCACGCGTCTTCCGTTTCCCGTGGCCGTGATCCTGGGGAATCACGATCGTGGGCGGGATCGCAGTGGCGGCATCCTTGAGCAGCAACTGGCTGTACTCGGTGATCTTCACTGTGCTTGGCGGGCCATCCAATGGCCGGAGCTCCCCTTGACGATTGTCGGTGCACGTCCCTGTAGTGCTGGAGGTGGTTTTCATCTCTCAAATGCCGTGGAGGCGGTGTACGGACCGGTGTCGCTTGAGGCGTCCGCCGATCGGATCGTTCAGGCCGCGGCAGGTGTCCCCGCCGATCAGCCCTTGATCGTGATGGCCCATTGCGGTCCCACGGGGCTGGGCTCGGATGCAGCCAGTCCGTGTGGTCGGGATTGGAAAACGCCAGCTCTTGACTGGGGTGATCAGGATCTTGCCCTCGCCTTGGATCGCATGGCGCGGAATCGACCTGCAGATCTGGTGATTTTCGGCCACATGCACCATGCCCTCAAACGGGGCTCCGGGCTCCGGCAGAACCTGCTGCGCCACCGCCACGGAACGGCACTGATCAATGCTGCCTGCGTGCCGCGCTCCGGGCTTGATGGGAATGATCGGCCGCTTATGCATCTTTCCTGGGCTGAATTCCAGGGCTCCCAACTGACTCAGCTGGCCCATCGTTGGTACACCTCAGACGCTGAGTTGATCCATCAGGAGCAGTTGCCGATGGATGCTCCCTCGTCGTGCTGA
- the aroB gene encoding 3-dehydroquinate synthase, which yields MTTITPLHHIRVALERNPYDVVIGAGSLASLGQQMLDAGVQPGRRVLVVSNPDVATPYGDGCLNSLKDAGFSTELLVIDAGEHQKTPATVASIHDAAYGAKLERSSLMVALGGGVVGDMTGFAAATWLRGIQVVQVPTTLLAMVDASIGGKTGVNHPRGKNLIGAFHQPRLVLIDPSTLNTLPEREFRAGMAEVIKYGILGDTELFDELEACNDPSTPSGLGAERLSSILGRSAAAKARVVEADEREGGLRAILNYGHTFGHVVETLCGYGTWLHGEAVAIGMVAVGELAVLRNSWSREDADRQRRAIERAGLPTAWPDLSAEAVLNSLQGDKKVRDGRLRFVLPTSIGSVEIRDDVSREEILSCLKRLQS from the coding sequence ATGACCACAATCACCCCGTTGCATCACATCCGCGTTGCGCTGGAGCGCAATCCCTACGACGTTGTGATCGGTGCCGGCAGCCTGGCCAGCCTCGGCCAGCAGATGCTGGACGCGGGGGTCCAACCCGGTCGGCGTGTGCTGGTGGTGAGCAACCCGGATGTCGCAACGCCCTATGGAGACGGCTGCCTGAACAGCCTCAAGGATGCAGGCTTCAGCACTGAACTTCTGGTGATCGACGCCGGCGAACACCAGAAAACCCCAGCAACGGTGGCATCAATTCACGATGCCGCTTACGGCGCCAAGCTCGAACGCAGCTCGCTGATGGTGGCCCTCGGCGGCGGCGTTGTCGGAGACATGACCGGTTTTGCGGCAGCCACCTGGCTGCGGGGCATTCAGGTTGTGCAGGTTCCAACCACCCTGCTGGCGATGGTGGATGCATCCATCGGTGGCAAGACCGGCGTCAACCATCCCCGCGGCAAGAACCTGATCGGAGCCTTTCACCAGCCGCGCCTGGTGCTGATCGATCCTTCAACCCTCAACACCCTTCCCGAACGGGAATTCCGTGCCGGCATGGCGGAGGTGATCAAATACGGAATTCTCGGAGATACGGAATTGTTTGATGAGCTGGAGGCCTGCAATGACCCGAGCACGCCCTCGGGGCTTGGAGCCGAGCGCTTGAGCTCAATCCTGGGTCGATCCGCTGCTGCAAAGGCACGAGTGGTGGAGGCTGATGAACGGGAAGGAGGTTTGCGAGCAATCCTGAATTACGGCCATACCTTCGGCCACGTGGTTGAAACACTGTGCGGCTACGGCACCTGGCTGCATGGAGAAGCAGTCGCCATCGGAATGGTGGCGGTGGGCGAACTCGCCGTGCTGCGGAATAGCTGGAGTCGCGAAGACGCGGATCGGCAACGCCGGGCAATCGAAAGAGCGGGCCTGCCAACTGCCTGGCCCGATCTCTCCGCAGAAGCCGTACTGAACAGCTTGCAGGGCGACAAAAAGGTGCGCGATGGTCGATTGCGCTTCGTGCTGCCCACCAGCATCGGATCGGTTGAGATCCGTGATGACGTCAGTCGCGAGGAGATTCTGAGCTGTTTGAAGCGGCTGCAAAGCTGA
- a CDS encoding class I SAM-dependent methyltransferase yields MAAACPDWLATHLQQAGGAVPFSRFMDLALNEQEHGYYGAGRARIGTQGDFVTSPSLGSDFAALLAPQLLTWLASLSRTDSDQRLSIVEIGPGEGHLAHDLIAQLRCSDSALLPHIEMVLVEVNPGMRQRQQALLQQVDGLSVRWCSLEQLRSDPVRGVVIAHELLDALPVERLVWLDGSLQQEWVELDQTHGLRTTHRPLPVALQDEIKRVCINHGIQLPPPDAEEGWTTEWNSALPDWFATVGAALDAGVLLVIDYALEAHRYYTARRSEGTLMAVRAQAAGLSPLHQPGEQDLTAHLCIELVHAAAECSGWAVGDQTKQGEALLALGLAQRLHALQQLPGQQLAEALQRRESLLRLVDPAGLGAFRWLSYLRGVPEGGFSFAAASNSSESPRD; encoded by the coding sequence ATGGCTGCGGCCTGTCCCGACTGGTTGGCAACGCATCTGCAACAGGCGGGGGGTGCCGTTCCGTTTTCCCGGTTCATGGATCTGGCTCTCAACGAGCAAGAGCATGGCTACTACGGAGCAGGCCGTGCCCGCATCGGAACCCAGGGTGATTTCGTCACGTCTCCATCCCTGGGCAGCGACTTCGCTGCCCTGCTGGCGCCCCAACTCCTGACCTGGCTCGCTTCGCTGTCCAGAACGGATTCTGATCAGCGCCTTTCGATTGTGGAAATCGGGCCTGGGGAAGGCCATCTTGCCCATGATCTAATCGCCCAACTTCGCTGTTCCGACTCAGCGCTACTGCCTCATATCGAGATGGTGTTGGTGGAGGTCAACCCCGGCATGCGTCAGCGGCAACAGGCTTTGCTGCAGCAGGTGGATGGTTTGTCGGTGCGGTGGTGCTCCCTTGAGCAGCTGCGGAGTGATCCGGTGCGTGGGGTGGTGATCGCCCATGAGTTGCTGGATGCCCTCCCGGTAGAGCGATTGGTGTGGCTTGATGGATCACTCCAACAGGAGTGGGTTGAACTTGATCAAACCCATGGGCTGCGGACGACCCATCGGCCCCTGCCAGTTGCATTGCAGGACGAGATCAAGCGTGTGTGCATCAATCACGGCATCCAGCTGCCTCCCCCCGATGCAGAGGAGGGTTGGACCACGGAGTGGAACAGTGCACTGCCCGATTGGTTCGCCACGGTGGGCGCCGCTTTGGATGCAGGAGTACTCCTCGTGATTGATTACGCCCTGGAAGCCCATCGCTACTACACGGCTCGGCGCTCGGAGGGCACCCTCATGGCTGTTCGAGCCCAAGCGGCGGGCCTGTCGCCGTTGCATCAGCCCGGCGAGCAGGACCTGACGGCCCACCTCTGCATCGAGCTGGTTCATGCGGCTGCCGAGTGCAGCGGCTGGGCGGTGGGGGATCAGACCAAGCAGGGGGAGGCCCTCCTGGCGCTGGGTCTGGCGCAACGACTTCATGCGCTTCAGCAGTTGCCAGGCCAACAGCTGGCGGAAGCCCTGCAGCGCCGGGAAAGCCTGCTGCGTCTGGTTGACCCCGCAGGCCTGGGTGCGTTCCGCTGGCTCTCTTATCTGCGCGGTGTGCCGGAGGGGGGCTTCAGCTTTGCAGCCGCTTCAAACAGCTCAGAATCTCCTCGCGACTGA